The Streptomyces sp. NBC_01268 genome segment GAGGCCGTCGCGCAGCGCTCCGGCGGACCCCAGCCCGCCACCACGACCGCCGCGCCCGGCTGGGCCGGGGGAGTGAACCCGCCCGCCCACGCCGTGATCGGACCCGTCCCGTGGAAGGCGGTGACGACGTCGTACGAGGCGCCCTCCGGCGGCCCCGCCGCACTCACCGTCCCCTCCGGCAGCCGCTCCCTCGCCAGCGCCAGGCGCGCGAGGTCCTCGTCCGCGCCGGCCACCCGCGCGCCCCGCGCCGCCGCCATCAGGAGCGCGAGGCCGGAGCCGCAGCCCAGGCCCAGCACCGAGGACCGGGCGCCCACGCCGAGCCGGTCGTACACCGCCTCGTAGAGGGGCACGAGCATCCGTTCCTGGATCTCGGCCCAGTCGCGCGCGGGGTGGTGCGGGACGAGCGTAGGTGTCATGGAAAGCGCCCCAATCGGTGCCTGGACGACAACCCCCCGTAGTCAGGGAACTGCGCATCCCGGCCCGCGTCCAGTGCTCGCGCCGTACGACTTCCGGACAGCGGGAGCGGCGCTTTCCCGACGGGCGGGGGGCGGTGCCCGACTTCGGGCAGGAGCCCGGTACTGTCCCTCCCACCAGCCCCCGGCGCATGTGCCGACACCGCGCGCCGGGGCGTATGCGCCGCTACGCACCGGCTTGACGGGCAACCAGGGCAACTGACGGGTACGTGCAAAATATTTGGGATGCCCCGGAATGGAACCCGGAGGGGATCCGGCTCGTTGTACCCGACGTGAGCACGACACCCCCTGTTCTCGCCGCAGAGCTGGCACAGGCGTGGGCCGACATTCAGCGGTACCACCCCGAGCTGCCCGACCTTGCCGCGCCCGAGTCCCTGATCGGAGAGTCGTCGTCCGCCTGTGGCGCCGAACTCTCCTTCGAGCGACTGCTCCACGAGGCAGTCCACGGCATCGCCGCCGCCCGAGGAGTCCGCGACACCTCCCGGGCCGGCCGCTACCACAACCGCAGATTCCTCGCGATCGCCGAGGAACTGGGCCTGGACCACCCCGAGGAGCCGCACGCCAGCAGCGGCTTCTCGCTGGTCACGCTGAACGCGGAGGCCAGGCGCCGCTACCGGCCCACCATCGAGCGGCTCCAGCGCGCGCTCAAGGCCCACACGGTCGCGACCGCCGCCGACACCAAGCGCTCCTTCCGCGGACCGGCCGCCCGGCACGGTTCCTCGGGCGGCGGCGTGCGGGTCAAGGCCGTCTGCGACTGCGGGCGCAACGTGCGCGTGGTCCCGTCCGTGCTCGCCCAGGCGCCGATCGTCTGCGGCGGCTGCGGCAAGCCCTTCCGCATCCCCGAGACAGTGGGCGCCGCCAGCTGACCTCGGCGGGTGTGGCACAATGGCTAGCTGTACTCGACAGTCGCATAGGACCCCTCTCTCCTCCGGCTGACGCGTCCTTCGGGCCCCTCGGGTTCCGCAACCCCACGTGGCATCCCGTTGGTGCCCAACCACGTCAAGACCAGGAGACACCACTCCAGTGGCAGTCAAGATCAAGCTCAAGCGCCTCGGCAAGATCCGCCAGCCCCACTACCGCATCGTCGTCGCCGACTCCCGCACCCGTCGGGACGGTCGCGCGATCGAGGAGATCGGCCTCTACCACCCGACGTACAACCCGTCGCGTATCGAGGTCGACTCCGAGCGTGCGCAGTACTGGCTGTCCGTCGGCGCCCAGCCGACCGAGCCGGTTCTCGCCAT includes the following:
- a CDS encoding methyltransferase type 11; the encoded protein is MTPTLVPHHPARDWAEIQERMLVPLYEAVYDRLGVGARSSVLGLGCGSGLALLMAAARGARVAGADEDLARLALARERLPEGTVSAAGPPEGASYDVVTAFHGTGPITAWAGGFTPPAQPGAAVVVAGWGPPERCATASVLRVAARLTGWGPAERDDLEEVLAAAGLRWEGSGRVACPFGYADADSAVRGLLSTGDFDAAVRATDPQQVEKELLEALEPHVRADGTVWMPNVFRYVIARVP